In the Onychostoma macrolepis isolate SWU-2019 chromosome 09, ASM1243209v1, whole genome shotgun sequence genome, one interval contains:
- the LOC131546757 gene encoding interferon alpha/beta receptor 1a-like — protein MTALRCFSVCSLLLLNASAGFGDLRRPENVSMDSLNTRYVLRWDWPHETAANQTVTFTAQYIHWFRTQKKNYEKYWKSVCVNVLEHHCDLTGADLHYQGVFLLRVQANTSQQTSGWVQIRFCPDKHAALGPPSSVKLNSVEGDLEIIITDPLSSTNQSMKTLLDDRFSYHIQYWKRSEEPQTAKVLETKNSVVMLTELDRQTWYCVRVQSRVDFYEKSSVFSDTHCTRTEGQMPYWQIFLYFLISLLLCFLLLLLYFCFKKMFPLLKNTFCPAIQLPDHIQELWLNESEKPQLLAPESPESVCEPLVVVSAELDAVAVDERSHTGDQDSSAHSRHSSGDSGVYSTEEDSCHRSTTHADLQMSSRKHREELHDGMLLDPCA, from the exons GATTTGGAGATCTGAGGCGTCCTGAGAATGTCAGCATGGACTCGCTCAACACCCGTTATGTGCTGCGGTGGGACTGGCCTCACGAGACCGCCGCCAACCAGACCGTCACCTTCACTGCGCAGTATATACA CTGGTTTCGGACACAGAAGAAGAATTATGAAAAGTACTGGAAATCAGTGTGTGTCAATGTTTTGGAGCATCACTGTGATTTGACTGGAGCTGATCTGCATTACCAAGGCGTATTTCTGCTGCGTGTGCAGGCCAACACGTCACAGCAGACCTCCGGCTGGGTCCAGATCAGATTCTGTCCTGATAAACATG CTGCTTTAGGTCCTCCCTCCAGCGTGAAGCTGAACTCGGTTGAAGGAGATCTAGAGATCATCATCACCGACCCTCTGAGCAGCACTAACCAGTCCATGAAAACTTTGCTGGACGACAGGTTCAGCTACCACATCCAGTACTGGAAGCGTTCTGAAGAGCCTCAG ACGGCTAAAGTCCTGGAGACGAAGAATAGTGTGGTGATGCTGACTGAGCTGGACAGACAGACGTGGTACTGTGTGAGAGTTCAGAGCCGTGTTGACTTCTATGAGAAGAGCAGTGTCTTCAGCGACACACACTGCACACGCACTGAAG GTCAGATGCCGTACTGGCAGATATTCCTGTACTTCCTGATTTCTCTGCTGCTGtgcttcctgctgctgctgctgtactTCTGCTTTAAGAAGATGTTTCCGCTCCTCAAGAACACCTTCTGCCCAGCCATTCAGCTCCCGGATCACATTCAGGAG ctGTGGTTAAATGAATCCGAGAAGCCGCAGCTGCTGGCTCCTGAGTCTCCAGAGTCTGTGTGTGAGCCGCTGGTCGTGGTCAGTGCTGAGCTGGACGCTGTGGCGGTGGATGAGCGCTCACACACTGGGGATCAGGACTCCAGCGCACACAGCCGACACAGCAGCGGAGACTCTGGCGTTTACTCCACAGAGGAGGACTCCTGTCACAGATCCACCACACACGCTGACCTACAGATGAGCAGCAGAAAGCACAGAGAAGAGCTGCATGATGGGATGCTGCTGGACCCCTGTGCTTGA